The stretch of DNA GGCAGGGTGTGACCTGGGCCGGTAAGGTCGCAATGAAGATCTGTCCGGATATCCTGGAAGAGCTTTCTTCTCAGGTAAGAGAAAAAATATTTGTAGTATGCGGAACCAACGGAAAGACCACAACCAATAACATGCTGTGCGCAGGCCTTGAGGCAGAGGGAAAAAAGGTCATCTGCAATCATACCGGTTCAAATATGCTGAACGGAGTTGTGGCAGCCTTTGTATTGGGGGCCAAATTCAGCGGAAAACTGGATGCGGATTATGCATGTATAGAGGTGGATGAGGCATCCACAAGACATGTGTTCACAAGAATCAAACCGGATTATATGGTTATGACTAATCTGTTCCGTGATCAGCTGGACCGTTATGGCGAGATTGATATCACTATGAACATCCTGGAAGAAATGATGAAAAAGGTTCCGGATATGAAGGTCATTGTCAATGGCGACGATGCACTGTCTGCATATCTTGCCATGGACTGCGGAAATCCTTTTGTAACCTACGGGATCAGCAAACCGGTGATCGAGAACAAAACAAACGAGATTCGTGAGGGCCGGTTCTGTAAGTGCTGTGGAGAAAGACTGATCTACAGCTTCTATCATTACAGTCAGCTGGGTGACTACAGATGTCCGAAATGCGGCTTTAAACGTCCGGAGATCGACTTTGATGCCACAGATGTGAAGGTGGATGATCAGATCGCCTTTACAGTGGAAGATAAACGGATCGTGGCCAATTATAAGGGATTCTATAATGTGTATAATATTCTGGCTGCCTATGCGGGAATTCGTACCGCAGGCTTTAAGGCGGAGCATTTTAATGAGATGCTCCGGAAGTTTAACCCGGAGAACGGACGCAATGAACAGTTTCGGATCAAGGGCACCGGTGTTGTTCTGAATCTTGCTAAGAATCCGGCCGGTTTTAACCAGAACATTTCAGCTGTGATGCAGGACGGATCACCAAAGGATATCATCATTGTGATCAATGATAATGCACAGGATGGAAAAGATATCTCCTGGCTCTGGGATGTGGATTTTGATCTTTTCGGAGGGGACAATATCAATTCCATCACAGTCAGTGGTATCCGGTGTCAGGATATGCGCCTCCGTCTGAAATATGTGGATATCCCGTCCATGCTGGAAAATGATGTGGAGACAGCCATCCGCAAACGAATCGGGGATGGATGCGGCAATCTTTATGTACTTGTAAATTATACGGCGCTGTTTGGCACCAGAAATATCCTGAAAAAACTGGAGGGTGAGAAATGAAGATAACGATAGGACATTTATATCCGGATCTTCTGAACCTTTACGGTGACAGAGGAAATATCCAGTGTCTGATGAAGCGCTGTCTCTGGAGAGGAATCGAGGCAGAAACCATAGCCTACGAACTGGATGACAGAATAGATTTTTCCAAACTGGATATCGTACTTCTTGGCGGTGGCTCCGACAGAGAACAGATGCTGGTATGTGAAAAGCTGAAGGAAATCCAGAAGGATTTCAAGGCGTATGTGGAAGATAATGGAGTTGTGATCGCAATCTGTGGAGGGTATCAGCTCCTTGGAAATTATTATAAAACTGATCAGGGAATGATCGAAGGGCTGAAGCTTGTAGATATGAGCACTGAGCAGGGAAAAGGCCGCCTTATTGGAAACATTGTGATGCAGAGCGATCTTTTTGATATGCCCATCGTAGGCTTTGAAAATCATGGAGGGCGTACCACCATCGGAAACAACAAATCCCTGGGGAAGGTTCTGTCAGGATACGGAAATGACGGACAATCCGGAGAGGAAGGGGTTGTATACAAAAATGTGATCGGTACGTATCTTCACGGACCACTTCTTCCCAAAAATCCGCAGCTTGCAGATCTTCTGATCAGCCGTGCACTGGAAAAGAAATACGGTAAAAAGATCGAACTTGAGAAACTGGACGACAGCGAGGAACAGGAGGCGAACTCCTATATTTTCCACCGCTTTGTAAAAAACGAAGGATAAGAGGGCAGTATGGCAAAATCAAACAATCAGAAGGCGAAGATCCTGTACCTTGAAAAAATGCTGCGGGAAACAGGGGAGCATCGGGTAATATCTATGCAGAAGATCCTTGAGAATCTTGAGAAACAGGGAATTCGTGCAGAGCGAAAGAGCATTTATGATGATGTGGAGGTATTACGTTCTTTTGGAATGGATATCCGTTATACAAGAGAACGGCCGGGTGGTTATTATCTTGCCGGTGAGAGTGCCGGAGAGGAACAGCTGTCTGAAGAGCCCGGGCTGACTGCTGAAGCTAAGGATATTCGTGAAACTAAAGATATTCATGAGACATCTGTGACAGGGTACCGGAAGCTTCTTGAGGCTTCAGCCGGAACCATAAAAAAAGAAATAAAACTTCTCTGTGCCGGAGCTGTACAGGTGGAGGTGAGAGACTTTTTCGGCACAGCTGCAGAATATAAAATGAAAGATAGCGGAGATCTGACGGTAACTGCAGAACTTCCGGAAAATGGAAAATTCTACGGATGGCTGACCGGGATGGGCGGCAGTGTACGTATCCTGAAACCCAAGAAATCTGCAGCCGCCTACAGAGACTATCTGAAATCACTGGCAAAGGACTATAAAGGCTTATAGGAGAGATTTGATCATGAAGAAAAAAACAGCAATCCTGCTTGTGGGAGCTTTTGTCTTTACAGCAGCCTTTTCCGGCTGTGGAAAAAACAAAGAGGCGACAGAGGCAGCCAATGAAAGTGTGGAGTCTGAAGACCCGGAAGGAAAAGCCAAAAACAGCGATGATGCAGAGAAAGAAGAAAAAGAAGAAGCAAAGGAAACTGCGGCAGCAGATAAGAAAGTAGGTGTGTTTCTGCCTTCATCAGCAGATGATCCCCGTTGGTCTGCTGATGGAGAAACTCTTCAGAATACACTGGAAGATGATGGATATGATGCAGAGATATTTTGGGCAGATGAAGACAGTGATACGCAGGTATCCCAGATTCAGTCTATTCTGGATGATGAAGAGCTTTCTGCACTTGTCATCGCACCTGCA from Blautia sp. SC05B48 encodes:
- a CDS encoding WYL domain-containing protein — encoded protein: MAKSNNQKAKILYLEKMLRETGEHRVISMQKILENLEKQGIRAERKSIYDDVEVLRSFGMDIRYTRERPGGYYLAGESAGEEQLSEEPGLTAEAKDIRETKDIHETSVTGYRKLLEASAGTIKKEIKLLCAGAVQVEVRDFFGTAAEYKMKDSGDLTVTAELPENGKFYGWLTGMGGSVRILKPKKSAAAYRDYLKSLAKDYKGL
- a CDS encoding MurT ligase domain-containing protein, encoding MKIRTTIAVMAAKITGHVCKLMGRQGVTWAGKVAMKICPDILEELSSQVREKIFVVCGTNGKTTTNNMLCAGLEAEGKKVICNHTGSNMLNGVVAAFVLGAKFSGKLDADYACIEVDEASTRHVFTRIKPDYMVMTNLFRDQLDRYGEIDITMNILEEMMKKVPDMKVIVNGDDALSAYLAMDCGNPFVTYGISKPVIENKTNEIREGRFCKCCGERLIYSFYHYSQLGDYRCPKCGFKRPEIDFDATDVKVDDQIAFTVEDKRIVANYKGFYNVYNILAAYAGIRTAGFKAEHFNEMLRKFNPENGRNEQFRIKGTGVVLNLAKNPAGFNQNISAVMQDGSPKDIIIVINDNAQDGKDISWLWDVDFDLFGGDNINSITVSGIRCQDMRLRLKYVDIPSMLENDVETAIRKRIGDGCGNLYVLVNYTALFGTRNILKKLEGEK
- a CDS encoding type 1 glutamine amidotransferase, producing the protein MKITIGHLYPDLLNLYGDRGNIQCLMKRCLWRGIEAETIAYELDDRIDFSKLDIVLLGGGSDREQMLVCEKLKEIQKDFKAYVEDNGVVIAICGGYQLLGNYYKTDQGMIEGLKLVDMSTEQGKGRLIGNIVMQSDLFDMPIVGFENHGGRTTIGNNKSLGKVLSGYGNDGQSGEEGVVYKNVIGTYLHGPLLPKNPQLADLLISRALEKKYGKKIELEKLDDSEEQEANSYIFHRFVKNEG